TTGTTCATAGACCTTCTGCGTATTTTCCttatagaaaataagagaattttgctcatcatttcttttccattattGTCAGTTTCAGTTTTTTACATGTCCTAATAAccatatatttcattttccaccCATCCAGACTCCTTGCTCCTCCCTATTTGGTCTGGGGAGAACTCATAAATGTCATTGGTCACAAATCCACTCTCCACGCTCACCAGAGTCACAAACCCACTTTCTGATGGGTTCACAGCCATGTTGTCATAGTCACAAGACACATCATCGGGAGTGGCTTCTCCCGAACACACTCGGAATGAAATATTCTTCAGGTCTGGCCGGGTCTCAGCTAAGTCAGCTTCGCTTTGTTTTCTTATGACATTGTAGACCTCTAGGTCCGGGCTGTTTCCTTGGTGAGGAGAGGGCCAGATGGTGTGCTGCTTCTTTGTGCTAGGGTCTGGTTGCTCCTGTTttctagagagaaagaaaaccaggGCTGGGTGTTTCAGACCAGGTGATTGAGAATATCCTTGTGCTTCCTGTTGAGACCAGAGGAAGTAGCCCTGGGCGGTCACCCAGCTGCATGTCTCATCTATGTAACTTACAGGCCAGGGCTTCGGGGTGGGAGGGAACCAAACAGGGAGATGTTATGTTCAAAGTGACTGTGTATCTGTCATTCACGGCTGCCCAAGTGTGGGCAGGGTTATTATCCTGGGGTCCCCAGAGTCCCTGGAGGGTCCAGGGATAGaactgaataggaaaaaaaaaaaataccacattgcaaacaacaaaacaaaacaaaaacaacaactcagctgggcacagtggcccacgcctgtaatcctaacactttgggagactgaggcaggcggatcacttgagcccaggagtttgagaccagcctgggcaacatggtaaaaccttgtccctataaaagatataaaaattaaccagccatggtggcgcacacctgtagtcccagctacttgggaggctgaggtgggaggataacctgggaggtcaaggctgcagtgaggtgtgatggtaccactgtactccagcttgggcgacagagtgagaccctgtctcaaaaaacaaaacaaaaaacaaaaccaaaacaacaaaaaatacaactcATCCATAAGTGAAATTTATCATGTCCTTCCATTATGAGTGTAAGCAATAAAACAGAGCAGGATTAATAATAtctttgatttgatcattactAGAAGTTATAGATGTTTTCATATCACAGTTATAGATGCCTTGAAATATTTTACCCTCATCTCTacttcaaaattataataattatactcAGCACCAAATAAAGAAGCGTTAATAAAGGAGTACATGTATTACTAATCACATATTcatttttggaaacattttgcTAAACTATATAACAGTATGATTGCTTCCTTTGCAAcccaatgtattttattttatgcatttaaaatattgctctgggccaggtgtggtggctcatgcctgtaatcctagggtTTAGGgcagctgaggcgggcagattacctgaggtcagaagtgcgagaccagcctggccaacatggtgaaacccatctctactacaaatacaaaattagccaggcgtggtggcatgcgcctgtaatcgcggctactcaggaggctgagtcacaagaatcacttgaaccagggaggcagaggttgcagtgagccgagactgtgccattgcactccagcctgggtgacagagcaagactctgtctcaaatatatatatatataaaataaataaataacataaataaataaataaaataataaataaaacaaaataaaataaaatattgctctGGAAGGAGTCCATAGGCTTCACCAGACTGCTGCAGGgcacaaaaaagattaaaaaccctTGGGATAGACAGACACCCCAGCTTTAGAGTCACAATTCCCAAATCCTGGTAGTcaggaaaggaaatcaagaaCCAACTGCACAGTAGGCAGCTGGAAAATATGCTTGTAATTTTTTGAGCTAAATTCTACTTTCAGATTCAAaggaaaaaactaataaaataatccTAATAAGAGGTAACATTTTTAAGTGCTTAGTATATACCTATTCTGCAAGTATTAACTGCCTGAATCCTTATAGTAATCCTATAAGGAAGTTACAATTAACTGAAATAGATTTTTACATTGGAATCTTACTAATTCATCTCAAATTGGTCTTTAAAGGGAGTCAAATCTTAAAttgggccttagtttccccattgtaaaatgggaatactagACATCTTCTCCGTACACCATGATGATGGAGAATAAAAAGGTAACTGAGAAGAGCTTtcagtactaaaaaaaaaaaaaaatggtggcacATGATCCTGACCATATGCAGAAATTGTTGATGCTACCTAGTGTAGCTATTTTATAGCACTCTATACTTGTGtattgaattaaaagaaaagtcaATTAAAAGGAATTTGGctctttcattttgaattaaGTGGTTTAGTTTCAGATGTGTACCAGAATGCTTTGCAATAGTCATTTTTCATATGGCTCACTATCCATTCCTTCACTCAGTCCACAAACATTTTCAGAGTGAGGGCACACATGCATGAGAGCCTTTTTGCTGGGTGACGTGTGAGTGCACGGGAGGTGAATAATGCAATTTCACTCTTcaagttgttttaaaatcttcCACATACACACAGTAAAGCATGTAAGATCATTCTGTTAATCACAACTAAGCACAAATGCCTAGTATTTCTGAATGCCCTGGTCTGTCAGAGAAGCTGCTCTCCAATCTGCAATGGTGATACTCTTGGTGCTGCCATGGGTTTTAGTGAACTAAACGGGGCAATATCCAAATCTCAAAGAGAGCAGAAGATGCAAAGGTTTGTACAATGAAGGTTTTACTTGCCTTCTTCTACAGCTCCAAACCCAACATACAACTGTGGAGACCacaaagaggaggagaaggggaatgccagggattaggatgtaggCAAGATTCAAGGCAgcttctgaaaagaaagaaagcacatgATCAGCactggctgttttttgttttgtttttctgtgcttcaAACCAGGCTTAAAAAATGCATAATCATCAAAAACCAGTTGTACCCCCAAATCTattgaaattaagaaattaaaaaccaaaacaaacaaaaaagcctaaTAAACACAGAGTATTCCAAAGAGCTCATTCCTAGGTGATTGAGACACATCTAGCCAGTTAGCAAAGAGGCTTCTGGTTTTGATGAATGAGCATTTTCTACCTGTCCTAGTACCCTAAGTGATAATGAAAATCGGTTTAAATTTGTGGGTCTTCCAAATATCAGAAGGGCACTTTTGttaattaagctttttttttttttttccagagaaaagaGAGTCCCTCTTTTCTTGTCTTCCCTTAGTAAAGCAGGGGCTGTTGGGGCAGTGTTGATGCCTTTGCCTCTAAGGACAGTCACCGAGTTCCCAAGATGGGAtgggggaaagagggaaaaagaggcGGGCCAGAAGTCTCAGTGTCATTACCAGGAAAGAGGTCACAGAAAGCAAGTAAATTACAGTGTAAAACCTTTCCAATATTTCTAAGACCAATTGGATTCAGTTGGGTCCATGAGCCATGACTGTGAAGAGCACTTAGAGGCTTGCTTTTCTGAACTTTCTAGTCTTTTAAGATTTAGAACCAAAGATGTTCCCCTCAAGTGGCTTTGGGAGGAAGCAAGGATTGGAGGCTAACCCTCTTCCTACTCCCACTGACCCAAGCTTCCTGACTATCCAGAGGCTGTTGGCTCTTTTTCTCTGTGAGACTGCAAACCTGACAACCACTAAAAACCCCAAACCCTCAAAACCCACTATAAATACCACCATAATAACAATGAGCAATAGAGATGCCACCCACCTTTGCAGAGCACTTTGTACCTTTCTCACATATCTGTCATATAATAAAGAATTTGATGGGcctttgtccctggttcctgggAGAGAGGCTCTAAATCCTTGGACTCTCCCAAGTAACAGGAGTGAATTTGTTATTCATGAGCCCCTAGAACCATAAGAGAGTTTATAAGGAGATGActcaggatgggggctggccATGCCAGAAAGATCAACCATGTGATGATAGGATTGGGGCTTTGAGCCTAGTGATATCAGCCTGACCTCTTTTGGAGACTGAGCTCCACCACATGACCAATGataaaatcaatcatgcctatgtagtGAAACCCCAATAAAACCTCTGGACATGAAAGCTCTGTGGAGCTTCCTGGTTGGTGAATGCACTGATGTGCCAGGATGCTAACGTATCCTGATTCCATGGGGTCGGGGGTGACATGGAAACTCCTCCCAGACGTCCTGCTGTGTGTCTCTTCATTAGGCTGACCCTGATTTGTATCACATACAATCAATCTAGTCATAAGTATAgtattttcctgagttctgtagGTTGTTCTAGTGAATTATCAAACCTAAGAGGTGGGGGTCATGGACACTCCTGGGTTtgtagccagttggtcagaaatGCAGGTGGCCTGGGGACCCCCAAACTCACAGTCAATGTCTGCAGTGAGGGCAGTCTTGTTATGAGCTGTGCTCATGAGCTGGAGTGTCTGCGCTAACTCTGGAATTTAGTTTCAGAACTGAACTGCGCTATTGCAACATCCTATTTCATTTTATGGACACAGTTGTGCTCTCAGGTaggtaagaaaaatattattacttCCATGATGCAAATAAttaaactgaagcacagagaagtaaagtggtttttaaaagttGCCCAGTGACAAAAACTCAGATGTCCTTATTGAATTTCAGGGTGAGAGTGAGTTTGAAATCCATTAGCACTCCAATGTATTATCccattttcttttaccttttatgatttaaccttttaaatgtttttgtctaTTTCGTCTCTTTGTTTTGCAGATGAATATTAATCATACATGTTATGCATCACAGCTTGGGTCTTTCTGCTCttatttctctacattttctctCTCCGTCCTCACTCCACCTTACCCCGCATGACCTCTCAGTGGCTCCCAAAGCTCCATCTTCATGCAAATTTTCCACCTGCTGTCTGATTTCCCCAGTCATCTTAGGATAGTTCCATTTGCATATTTCATTGATGAAACCTAGCATTTAGTTCAGCTTTTGCAAAGCCACACATGCCCTGtctagttctatttttaggtaGCTATGGGAAAGAACAAAGTAGGGAATTCAACCTTGGGTAATTTGTGATCAAGGGAGCCTCATTATTCATCTTTCCTAGGAGAGTTTTGTACATACCTCtactttctttaaatgttttttttgcATCTTCCTCCTGTGTTTCTTCTAGAAGTACAGGTGTTGTTggctctgtttcctcacctggagAGAGACACATGGAGAAAGGCATGATAATTCTTTGAGGTCCTACCATGTTCAAACTGGGATGCAAAAAAGCTGTAGCAGTTTGGCCAGCACCATCTATGAACATAGAAAAGTAAAGGGTTGAATTTGCTTCCCTAGAGGGTTTacattgtctttgtctttttggcGAGACCCTTGCTGTCAAGAATCCAGTACCAAAACAATCAACAAGCAGCTGACATCAAGGTACATAAAATACCAAGGTGTCAAGGGGAAGGGCCAAGGACTCACTTCTAGGGCCATAAACTATCAgtttggctcatttttttttgtctctttaaatTATTCCTTTCATATTGTCAATGATGCCAAGTAACACACCAAACAGAATTTTTAACTGTTGCTTTTCAGCCGTGAGAGAAACAGACAACACTAAAAAATGACATGACTAAACTAGCTGTCATGGCTGGGTGTGGCGTATACCTGTCCCAAATGCCTGAGCTAATACCAGTAGTTTTTCTGTTGAATAATCTGGTCCAAAGGACATAGGGCTTTAAACCTGTGAACAGGGGCTATGAAACAGTCCCAGTTAACCCAAATCTCAAGTGACAGGCTTACCTTCAGGTTCTCTAGAAGGAACTGCTGGTTTCTCTGtagtagaaagaaacaaaaacaaaaataataagtaaattttcATGGCATCTGAATGAAATCAGCCACAGCCTCATGGCATCCATTTATTTGCTGATTCAGCCCTCCGATAAACTTTATTTGTTGTTATCAGATATCAGGAACTGGGCTAGTAAATCCAAAGAATTGCTTTTGCACAAAGACTAACCTACCCCAGCTTTATTTCagtgctttttttattttttaaaaaaatatttaaaaacctttaaatatgatcatttccaaatatacaaaaaagtagaaagactggTATAATGTACCCTGTGTACTGTCATGCAGCTTCAACTCCTATCATTGTATAGCTCATCTAGTTTCAACCATAATCCCTACTCCTCTGCCCTGCACTTCTGGCCTGGATTATTTTAAAGCAGTCTAAGACATTTTATCAGTTCATAATGGAGATGTTCTAGAGGGCAACAAACACTGATCTCCAGGTTGTGAAAGTGGTTTAGGGGCTGAGTAGACCACTGGCCAGCACCAAGGCAGAAGCTGGTGATCTAGTGCTCTGAGCTATTGCACATATTTCAAAGTGTCTCGAGAATATCAGGTTGTACAGACAATTGACAtcaaatgtgtttgcttttgacTGGGAGTGTGTCCACCTGTTGTATTGGCAGTGAGTCTCTTATGCCAATCAGATGCTGTGGTGTTCGTAGGGACAGGGTCTTTAAGGGAAAGACCTTAAAAATCACTGTCCTAAGGCCAGGATGTCAAGCCCATTCTGAAGTTTCACTCAGAAAGGACACAAACTTTTAGTCATCTTcctgtaagtgtgtgtgtgtgtgtgtgtgtgtgtataggtgatgtaaatccatttatttttaaaaacatgcttacACAATGCCTACTATATGAGAGAAACtgttctaagtttttttttttttttttttgggtgacagagtcttgctctgtcacccaggctggagtgcactggcacaatcttggctcactgcaacctccccctcccaggttcaagtgattctcctgcctcagcctctgaagtagctgggattacaggcgtgtgccaccatgcctggctaattttgtagtttttttttttcttagtagagatggggtttcaccatgttggtcaggctggtctcaaactcctgacctcaagtgatcctgcctcagcttctcaaaatgttggattacaggcgtgagccaccgtgcctggcctgttctaAGCGTTTTATAAAATCAAACTCAATTAATCCTGATAATAGCCTTGTGAAGTggccttattatttatttattgaaatggagtctagttctgtcacccaggctggagtgcagtggcgcgatctctgctcactgcaagttctgcctcctgggtttacgccattctcctgcctcagcctcctgagtagctgggactacaggcgcccgctaccatggccgcctaattttttgtattttttagtagagacggtgtttcaccgcgttagccaggatgggaaGTGGCCTTATTATTATTCTGGTTTtgtacatgaggaaactgagattcagggagattaagtaacttgcccaaatcTCACAGCTGATAAGTAGCTTTAAAGGGATTTCAACCAAATACAttctaatgaaaattaaaatagtcaGGAGACATAATTGTGCTAGGTAGCAGAGATAAAACAGCAAATAAGAAAGAATCTCAGCCCTCTAAGGAGCTTATATTCTACAGGATGGCCATAAAATCTggaaatacaggaaaatattAATGAACATTGATTTTGGGATATTACACTGGAATGTGTAATAACATGATCTATTCAATGCATGATCTATTCATATTGTTGTCCCTTCATACTTCAATCCACGGTGCAAAGTTAAACACGGCACATCAATGCAGCATTCCCATCAATCCCTGCACCTGCATCTGCGTTGCCTCATGATTTGTTTCTGATATTCACTGAATATCCCTGTGCCTTTAGCACACCCCAGAAGTAAGCAAGTGTTCAGCTATGGCTAGCATGCCGCCTACTCTACATGATTACATCCTCAAATCTAGTTTTATATATTATCATTCACCCAGTTCCTTGCCACTCTGGCATAATGGGATGATGTCCTCCCCTGCCGGAACCACAGGAGTGAGCTTCCCCAGCCCATCAAGTGGTTAAACAGGTAAGTTTCCAGACTTCATGCCAATC
The genomic region above belongs to Papio anubis isolate 15944 chromosome 12, Panubis1.0, whole genome shotgun sequence and contains:
- the LAYN gene encoding layilin isoform X2, whose translation is MRPGTALQAVVLAVLLVGLRAATGRLLSGQPVCRGGTQRPCYKVIYFHDTSRRLNFEEAKEACRRDGGQLVSIESEDEQNLIEKFIENLLPSDGDFWIGLRRREEKQSNSTACEDLYAWTDGSISQFRNWYVDEPSCGSEVCVVMYHQPSAPAGIGGPYMFQWNDDRCNMKNNFICKYSDEKPAVPSREPEGEETEPTTPVLLEETQEEDAKKTFKESREAALNLAYILIPGIPLLLLFVVSTVVCWVWSCRRRKQEQPDPSTKKQHTIWPSPHQGNSPDLEVYNVIRKQSEADLAETRPDLKNISFRVCSGEATPDDVSCDYDNMAVNPSESGFVTLVSVESGFVTNDIYEFSPDQIGRSKESGWVENEIYGY
- the LAYN gene encoding layilin isoform X1, with amino-acid sequence MRPGTALQAVVLAVLLVGLRAATGRLLSASDLDLRGGQPVCRGGTQRPCYKVIYFHDTSRRLNFEEAKEACRRDGGQLVSIESEDEQNLIEKFIENLLPSDGDFWIGLRRREEKQSNSTACEDLYAWTDGSISQFRNWYVDEPSCGSEVCVVMYHQPSAPAGIGGPYMFQWNDDRCNMKNNFICKYSDEKPAVPSREPEGEETEPTTPVLLEETQEEDAKKTFKESREAALNLAYILIPGIPLLLLFVVSTVVCWVWSCRRRKQEQPDPSTKKQHTIWPSPHQGNSPDLEVYNVIRKQSEADLAETRPDLKNISFRVCSGEATPDDVSCDYDNMAVNPSESGFVTLVSVESGFVTNDIYEFSPDQIGRSKESGWVENEIYGY